In Fimbriiglobus ruber, a genomic segment contains:
- a CDS encoding caspase family protein, translated as MRLLLSVLAAALTAAVAPAAGQRFALCVGVNEYENATLPGRAYAEADATALAGTFRGVGYRVTLVTSGAGQLDPTKAPTRANITAALTSLLADRKPDDLIVVALFGYTVQPKNDSDCYFCPRDANPSQPNALVSFTDLSRQLGHCPAGAKVLLADAGSATASPAGVFALFGCAPGERAYEHTELKHGLFAYHLLTAMNAGGRDVIDFDTLAAHVCRKVPATAARLLGAGKTQTPLPKVAARPAPVLLARADIELRADWDQVEARRERSERPKDFVKKVTGERLPAWKKAAEQGAGLGMLFYAKCHEIGSGVDQDNKAAVGWYHRAADLGDTTAMINVGLAYKEGLGVERDEKQAVAWLARAAVLGEPNGMEQLAGCYMMGTGVEKSEKEGVAWFRKGAALGSPQSMYDLGVCLLNGTGAAVDATQGVAWFRKAAALGFAPAMSGLGKCYVEGIGVEKDATQGVDWLRKAADLNDPDAMMDMGTCYTNGVGVEKDAAQAAVWFRKAAESGSSEAMFYLGGCYRKGTGVEKDSKEAVAWFRKAAMLDYPPAMSAIGACYANGEGVPKDENAAAAWARKAAALDEPQAMYFLGNCYREGTGVEADMKEAAMWYRKAADRNEHRGMCNLGLCYANGNGVVKDLNLAMTWFRKAAAQDDARAMTCLAYCHACGYGVERNLEEAVAWYRKAADRNDTQAMGSLGACYEVGAGVTKDAKQAAEWYRKAAEHDEPYAMTRLGMCYEAGAGVAKDPKQAAEWYRKAAEKDEPYAMNSLGLCYANGSGVTKDPKEAVHWYRQAAAQNLPRAMTNLGVCYANGSGIEKNSKEAVVWYELAATFSDPEAMANLGFCYANGAGADANPAKAVAWFRRAAALNHPRGMTGLGICYGNGTGVDRDAKEAVAWFRKAAALDDPAAMTRLGFCYEHGLGVEKNTPEAVAWYQKADRAGDARANARLKELGE; from the coding sequence ATGCGACTGTTGCTTTCCGTGCTGGCCGCCGCCCTCACTGCCGCCGTAGCCCCCGCCGCCGGCCAACGGTTCGCCCTCTGCGTCGGCGTCAACGAATACGAAAACGCTACCCTCCCCGGGCGCGCCTACGCCGAGGCCGACGCCACCGCACTCGCCGGCACGTTCCGCGGTGTTGGATACCGAGTCACACTCGTGACTTCCGGTGCCGGGCAACTCGACCCGACGAAAGCCCCGACCCGGGCGAACATCACCGCCGCCCTCACGTCCCTGCTTGCCGACCGTAAGCCGGACGACCTGATCGTCGTCGCACTCTTCGGCTACACCGTGCAGCCCAAGAACGACTCCGACTGCTATTTCTGCCCGCGGGACGCGAACCCTAGCCAACCAAATGCGCTGGTGTCTTTCACCGACCTGTCTCGACAACTCGGCCACTGTCCGGCCGGGGCCAAGGTGCTGCTCGCCGACGCCGGTAGTGCTACCGCGTCCCCGGCCGGCGTGTTCGCGTTGTTCGGGTGCGCGCCCGGCGAGCGGGCGTATGAACACACCGAATTGAAGCACGGCCTGTTCGCATACCACCTCCTGACGGCTATGAATGCGGGAGGCCGGGATGTCATCGACTTCGATACGTTGGCCGCCCATGTCTGCCGGAAGGTGCCCGCGACGGCGGCCCGGCTGTTGGGAGCGGGCAAGACCCAGACGCCGCTACCGAAAGTGGCAGCCAGACCGGCGCCGGTCTTACTCGCCCGTGCGGACATTGAATTGCGGGCGGACTGGGACCAGGTAGAGGCACGCAGGGAACGGAGTGAACGCCCGAAAGACTTCGTAAAGAAAGTGACCGGTGAGAGGTTACCGGCCTGGAAAAAAGCAGCCGAACAAGGGGCCGGGCTCGGGATGTTGTTTTATGCGAAATGCCACGAAATCGGCAGCGGCGTTGACCAGGACAATAAAGCGGCAGTCGGGTGGTATCATCGAGCCGCGGATCTTGGCGATACGACCGCGATGATCAATGTGGGGCTTGCCTACAAGGAAGGCCTTGGTGTCGAGCGGGACGAAAAGCAAGCCGTGGCGTGGCTCGCTCGAGCGGCCGTGCTGGGTGAACCGAACGGGATGGAGCAGCTGGCTGGTTGTTACATGATGGGTACCGGGGTGGAAAAAAGCGAGAAAGAGGGCGTGGCCTGGTTCCGCAAGGGAGCCGCCCTCGGTTCGCCGCAGTCGATGTACGATCTGGGCGTTTGCCTACTGAACGGGACCGGGGCGGCCGTAGACGCGACGCAAGGCGTCGCGTGGTTCCGCAAGGCCGCCGCGTTAGGCTTTGCGCCCGCGATGTCCGGCTTGGGAAAGTGTTACGTAGAAGGAATTGGGGTGGAGAAAGACGCGACGCAAGGTGTCGATTGGCTCCGCAAGGCAGCTGATTTGAACGATCCGGACGCGATGATGGATATGGGCACTTGCTACACGAACGGCGTCGGGGTGGAGAAAGACGCGGCGCAAGCCGCCGTGTGGTTTCGCAAGGCGGCCGAGTCAGGAAGTTCCGAGGCGATGTTTTACCTGGGTGGTTGTTATCGAAAGGGCACCGGCGTCGAGAAAGATTCAAAGGAAGCGGTCGCATGGTTCCGCAAAGCGGCCATGTTGGATTACCCGCCGGCGATGAGTGCCATCGGGGCGTGCTATGCGAACGGCGAAGGTGTGCCGAAGGACGAGAACGCGGCCGCGGCGTGGGCCCGCAAGGCGGCCGCATTGGACGAGCCGCAGGCCATGTATTTTCTGGGCAACTGTTACAGGGAAGGTACCGGAGTCGAAGCCGATATGAAAGAAGCCGCCATGTGGTATCGCAAGGCGGCAGACAGAAACGAGCATCGCGGAATGTGCAATCTGGGCCTTTGCTACGCGAATGGCAATGGGGTCGTGAAAGATTTGAACCTGGCGATGACGTGGTTCCGCAAGGCAGCCGCGCAGGATGACGCTCGCGCGATGACGTGCCTGGCTTACTGTCATGCCTGCGGCTACGGGGTGGAACGAAATCTTGAGGAGGCAGTGGCGTGGTACCGCAAGGCGGCCGACCGGAACGACACCCAGGCGATGGGCAGCCTTGGGGCGTGCTACGAGGTCGGAGCCGGGGTCACGAAAGACGCGAAGCAAGCGGCCGAGTGGTACCGCAAGGCGGCCGAACACGACGAACCATACGCGATGACGAGGCTGGGCATGTGTTATGAAGCCGGTGCCGGGGTCGCGAAAGACCCGAAGCAGGCAGCCGAGTGGTATCGCAAGGCGGCGGAAAAGGACGAACCGTACGCAATGAACAGCCTGGGCCTCTGTTACGCGAACGGCTCCGGGGTCACGAAAGACCCGAAGGAAGCCGTGCATTGGTACCGCCAGGCCGCCGCCCAGAACCTGCCCCGGGCGATGACCAACCTCGGCGTCTGTTACGCCAACGGCTCCGGGATCGAAAAGAACTCGAAGGAAGCGGTGGTCTGGTACGAGCTGGCGGCGACCTTCAGTGATCCCGAGGCGATGGCGAACTTGGGCTTCTGCTATGCCAACGGCGCCGGGGCTGATGCGAATCCGGCGAAGGCGGTCGCGTGGTTCCGGCGGGCGGCCGCCCTCAACCACCCGCGGGGCATGACCGGCCTGGGCATCTGTTACGGCAACGGCACGGGCGTCGACCGGGACGCGAAGGAAGCCGTGGCGTGGTTCCGCAAGGCCGCCGCCCTGGACGACCCGGCCGCGATGACCCGCCTGGGGTTCTGCTACGAACACGGTCTCGGCGTAGAGAAAAATACCCCGGAAGCCGTCGCGTGGTATCAAAAGGCGGATCGAGCGGGAGACGCGCGGGCCAACGCCCGGCTTAAGGAACTCGGGGAATGA
- a CDS encoding caspase family protein encodes MRTRVLLSVLAAALTAAVAPAAGQRFALCVGVNEYDNAALPKLAYAENDATALADTFRGVGYHVTLLTPAVGHVDSTKAPTRANIAAALATLVAGRQPDDLVVVAFVGHGVPFPNDPDYYFCPQDANPRPEQANTLVSLADLYRQLGRCGAGVKVLLADGGRTDPAAGHKREPNDVRDRVPPAGVFALFGCAPGERAYEHAELKHGLFAHHLLTGFKAACQDTVDVDALAAHVCREVPMAVTRLMGAGKTQTPTPKMAGGGETSPELLTRADIQLLADWSTREALWAQGVSGADYVKKTAPDRIAAWKEAAERGAGFGMFLYAKCLDTGSGVKQDAKAAAAWYLRAANLGNSVAMVNIGSCYANGRGVARDERKGAVWYHKAADLGEASAMAGLGYCYESGRGVAKDATAAADWYRKAADRGDKSAMVCLGICYETGRGVKQKAAKAVTWYRKAAVLNDATAQTNLGRCYLEGIGVKRDAKAGVEWCRKAADLGEAAAMTCLGSCYKTGSGVAEDAEEAVAWYRKAADLRDATAMHNLAGCYLEGAGVEKNATAAAEWFRKAAALSEPSAMNNLGACYQTGTGVKQDAKTAVAWFRKAAALKDPGGTFNLGVCYAKGLGVEKSEKVAVAWFRKASALNHPRAMTALGICYVEGAGVEADEKAGLEWFRKAAAADDPHALLCLGKCYMEGTGVDVDEKEAAAWLQKAADLKEPEAMYDMGYCYAHGAGVRQDMAEAAAWYRKAADLNGPEATYCLGYCYEVGIGVGKDPDQAVVWYHKAADLNVAIAMTKVGVGYETGVGVDQDAKEAVAWYRKAAAANEPKATTRLGLCYAKGFGVKPDVKQAVELFRKAITKDDLEALTNLGLCYARGAGVEKDLTEAVAWYRKAADLNEPQAMYHLGTCYEAGAGVKKDAKQAVAWYRQAAEKNEPYAMTNLGLCYANGVGVAKDPKEAVHWYRQAAAQNLPRAMTNLGVCYANGSGVEKNPKEAVVWYELAATFSDSEAMANLGFCYANGSGADTNPAKAVAWFRRAAALNHPRGMTGLGICYGNGTGVDRDAKEAVAWFRKAAALNDPAAMTRLGFCYEHGLGVERDAKEAAAWYRKTEQGGDLQARKRLEGLGKE; translated from the coding sequence ATGCGGACGCGAGTGTTGCTCTCCGTGCTGGCCGCCGCCCTCACTGCCGCCGTAGCCCCCGCCGCCGGCCAGCGATTCGCCCTGTGCGTCGGCGTCAACGAGTACGACAACGCCGCGCTGCCCAAACTCGCCTACGCCGAGAACGACGCGACCGCCCTGGCCGACACCTTCCGCGGCGTCGGGTATCACGTCACCCTGCTCACCCCAGCGGTCGGCCACGTCGACTCAACGAAAGCCCCGACCCGGGCGAACATCGCCGCCGCCCTCGCCACCCTGGTCGCCGGCCGCCAACCGGACGACCTGGTCGTCGTGGCGTTCGTCGGCCACGGCGTCCCGTTCCCTAACGACCCAGACTACTACTTCTGTCCGCAAGACGCGAACCCACGCCCGGAGCAGGCGAACACATTGGTATCGCTGGCCGACCTGTATCGGCAACTCGGCCGGTGCGGGGCCGGGGTCAAGGTGCTACTCGCCGACGGCGGCCGGACCGACCCCGCCGCGGGCCACAAGCGCGAGCCGAACGACGTGCGGGACCGCGTACCCCCGGCCGGCGTGTTCGCACTATTCGGGTGCGCGCCCGGTGAGCGGGCGTATGAACATGCCGAATTGAAGCACGGTCTGTTCGCACACCACCTCCTGACGGGCTTCAAGGCGGCCTGCCAGGACACCGTCGACGTCGATGCGTTGGCCGCCCACGTTTGTCGGGAGGTGCCTATGGCGGTGACCCGATTGATGGGAGCAGGCAAGACCCAGACGCCGACGCCGAAAATGGCGGGCGGGGGCGAAACGTCGCCCGAGTTGCTGACCCGCGCGGACATTCAGTTACTGGCGGACTGGAGTACGCGGGAAGCGCTTTGGGCACAGGGCGTCAGTGGCGCGGACTATGTGAAAAAGACCGCCCCCGACCGCATCGCGGCCTGGAAGGAAGCGGCCGAGCGTGGGGCCGGGTTTGGGATGTTCCTGTACGCGAAATGTCTCGACACCGGCAGCGGCGTTAAGCAAGACGCGAAGGCGGCCGCCGCGTGGTATCTGCGGGCGGCGAACCTCGGCAATTCCGTGGCGATGGTCAATATCGGGAGTTGCTACGCGAACGGCCGGGGCGTGGCGCGGGACGAACGGAAAGGTGCGGTCTGGTACCACAAAGCCGCCGACCTCGGGGAAGCGTCGGCGATGGCCGGACTGGGCTACTGTTACGAAAGTGGCCGCGGGGTGGCCAAAGACGCGACGGCGGCCGCGGACTGGTACCGCAAGGCGGCCGACCGCGGGGACAAGTCGGCGATGGTGTGCCTGGGGATCTGTTACGAAACCGGGCGGGGTGTGAAACAGAAGGCCGCCAAGGCCGTGACGTGGTATCGCAAAGCCGCCGTGCTGAACGACGCGACCGCACAGACCAATCTGGGGCGGTGTTACCTGGAAGGAATCGGGGTGAAGCGAGACGCGAAAGCCGGAGTGGAGTGGTGTCGCAAAGCCGCCGACCTCGGGGAAGCGGCCGCGATGACCTGCCTGGGCTCCTGTTACAAAACTGGTTCGGGCGTGGCGGAGGACGCCGAGGAAGCCGTGGCGTGGTACCGCAAGGCCGCCGACCTGCGCGACGCGACGGCGATGCACAACCTGGCCGGTTGTTACCTCGAAGGGGCCGGCGTCGAGAAGAACGCGACGGCGGCCGCGGAGTGGTTCCGCAAGGCGGCCGCGCTGTCCGAGCCGTCGGCGATGAACAATTTAGGCGCGTGTTACCAGACCGGTACCGGAGTCAAGCAGGACGCGAAGACTGCCGTGGCGTGGTTCCGCAAAGCCGCCGCGCTTAAAGATCCCGGGGGCACGTTCAACCTGGGCGTTTGCTACGCGAAGGGCCTCGGCGTCGAGAAGAGCGAGAAGGTGGCGGTGGCGTGGTTCCGCAAGGCGAGCGCGCTGAACCACCCGCGGGCCATGACCGCCCTCGGCATTTGTTATGTGGAAGGCGCCGGAGTGGAGGCCGACGAGAAGGCGGGCCTGGAGTGGTTCCGCAAGGCCGCCGCGGCGGACGACCCGCACGCCCTGCTCTGCCTGGGAAAGTGCTACATGGAAGGCACCGGGGTCGACGTGGACGAAAAAGAAGCCGCGGCGTGGCTCCAAAAGGCGGCCGACCTGAAGGAGCCCGAGGCCATGTACGACATGGGCTACTGTTACGCCCACGGCGCCGGGGTCCGTCAGGATATGGCGGAAGCCGCGGCGTGGTACCGCAAGGCCGCCGACCTGAACGGACCCGAGGCCACGTACTGCCTGGGGTACTGCTACGAAGTCGGCATCGGCGTCGGAAAAGACCCCGATCAGGCGGTGGTGTGGTATCACAAGGCCGCCGACCTGAACGTGGCGATCGCCATGACCAAGGTCGGGGTCGGCTACGAGACCGGCGTCGGGGTGGACCAGGACGCGAAGGAAGCCGTCGCGTGGTACCGCAAGGCCGCCGCGGCGAACGAGCCAAAAGCGACGACCCGCCTGGGGCTCTGCTACGCAAAAGGCTTCGGCGTGAAACCGGACGTGAAGCAGGCGGTCGAGTTGTTCCGCAAAGCGATCACGAAGGACGATCTCGAGGCGTTGACGAATCTGGGGCTCTGCTACGCGCGGGGCGCGGGGGTTGAGAAGGATCTCACCGAGGCGGTGGCGTGGTACCGCAAGGCCGCCGACCTGAACGAACCCCAGGCGATGTACCACCTGGGAACGTGTTACGAGGCCGGCGCCGGTGTGAAGAAGGACGCGAAGCAGGCGGTCGCGTGGTACCGCCAGGCGGCCGAAAAGAATGAGCCGTATGCGATGACGAACCTGGGCCTCTGTTACGCGAACGGCGTCGGGGTCGCGAAAGACCCGAAGGAGGCCGTGCATTGGTACCGCCAGGCCGCCGCCCAGAACCTGCCCCGGGCGATGACCAACCTCGGCGTCTGTTACGCCAACGGCTCCGGGGTCGAAAAGAACCCGAAGGAAGCCGTGGTCTGGTACGAGCTGGCGGCGACTTTCAGTGACTCCGAGGCCATGGCGAACTTGGGATTCTGCTATGCCAACGGCTCCGGAGCCGATACGAACCCGGCGAAGGCGGTCGCATGGTTCCGGCGGGCGGCCGCACTCAACCACCCGCGGGGCATGACCGGCCTGGGCATCTGTTACGGCAACGGCACGGGCGTCGACCGGGACGCGAAGGAAGCCGTGGCGTGGTTCCGCAAGGCCGCCGCCCTGAACGACCCGGCCGCGATGACCCGCCTGGGGTTCTGCTACGAACATGGCCTCGGCGTGGAGCGTGATGCGAAAGAAGCGGCCGCGTGGTATCGGAAGACCGAGCAGGGAGGAGATTTGCAAGCCCGAAAAAGACTGGAAGGACTCGGTAAAGAATAA
- a CDS encoding addiction module protein, protein MSPTLKSLGIDQLSVTQRILLVEKIWDSIVSDEASFPLTESQTQDLQRRIAAYEASPKAGSSWEEVKARLKKSS, encoded by the coding sequence ATGTCACCGACGTTGAAATCGCTCGGCATTGACCAACTCAGTGTGACCCAACGCATTCTCCTCGTTGAGAAAATCTGGGACAGCATTGTCTCCGACGAAGCAAGCTTTCCGTTAACCGAATCGCAAACTCAAGACTTGCAGCGGCGCATCGCCGCTTACGAAGCGAGCCCGAAGGCCGGAAGCAGCTGGGAGGAAGTCAAGGCTCGTTTGAAGAAGTCGTCGTGA
- a CDS encoding SEL1-like repeat protein translates to MRTRLLFSVLAVTFAAPMAAAADERCAQVTGGVGTANVPCASCLDASAAAERNVRAAAAWCGRTADRVRAVTMVGVGDCHMRGIGVKKDARAAVAWYREAAALRHPGAMTRLGVCIASGAGTDADAQEAVAWYRKAAALNDADAMNRLGNAYMTGAGAERNVGEAVRWFRKAADLDEPLAMTNLGIYYTNGIGVETDHQEAVKWFRKAADRNNPEAMCRLGNAYMKGAGVEPNVGEAVKWFRKAAELNEPQAMTHLGFCLAKGFGVTMDVRAAAEWYRKAAELNDIDAMIFLVQCYQNGIGVEKDTRAVVAWYRRAADLNEPWAMVNLGVCYTNGTGVRQDAKEAVIWFRKAAALGHPGGMTNLGLCRASGLGVERDERDAVALFRKAASLNDPEAMKNLGVCYENGTGVARDMKEAVAWYRKVAELKNPYAMTRLGVCYKEGTGIQKDAKQAVEWFRGAIALDESTAMTCLGICYADGTGVERNAKEAAMWYRKAADLNDSDAMVRLGSCFQTGAGVPKDATEAVAWYRKAADLKDPYAMTRLGVCYEYGTGVERDAKEAAAWYRKAAVLNDPEGMKSLGICYESGTGVARDMKEAVAWYRKAADLKNPYAMTRLGVCYEYGTGVERDAKEAAAWYRKAADRSEPEAMASLGTCYFYGVGVEKDEKQAVAWYRKAAGLNYPGAMNYLGKCRASGLGVERDERDAVALFRKAASLNDPEAMKNLGVCYENGTGVARDIKEAVAWYRKAADQNNAHAMTCLGVCHGNGAGVERDMKESVAWYRKAASLNYADAMTRLGVCLESGTGITQDTKEAVAWYRKATDLNEAWAMYKLGAAYEDGTGVERSIKQAVTWYRKAFQAGYPQAKESLRRLGEE, encoded by the coding sequence ATGCGGACGCGATTATTGTTCTCCGTCCTGGCCGTCACATTCGCTGCTCCGATGGCGGCCGCCGCCGATGAGCGATGCGCCCAAGTGACCGGCGGGGTCGGAACCGCGAACGTTCCGTGCGCGAGCTGTCTCGACGCCAGCGCGGCGGCCGAGCGCAACGTGAGAGCGGCCGCCGCGTGGTGTGGTCGAACGGCTGACCGTGTTCGGGCCGTCACGATGGTCGGCGTCGGCGATTGCCACATGCGCGGCATCGGGGTGAAGAAAGACGCGCGTGCGGCGGTGGCGTGGTATCGCGAGGCGGCCGCACTCCGTCACCCGGGGGCGATGACCCGGTTGGGTGTCTGTATCGCCAGCGGCGCGGGCACCGACGCGGACGCGCAAGAAGCCGTCGCATGGTACCGCAAAGCCGCCGCCCTGAATGATGCAGACGCCATGAATCGCCTGGGGAACGCCTACATGACGGGGGCCGGCGCAGAGCGGAATGTAGGCGAGGCGGTGAGATGGTTTCGCAAGGCCGCCGACCTCGACGAACCACTGGCGATGACGAATCTGGGGATCTACTACACGAACGGGATCGGCGTCGAGACGGATCACCAGGAAGCGGTGAAATGGTTTCGCAAAGCCGCCGACCGCAACAATCCGGAAGCGATGTGTCGCCTGGGGAATGCCTACATGAAGGGAGCCGGCGTGGAGCCGAATGTGGGCGAGGCGGTGAAATGGTTTCGCAAGGCGGCCGAACTCAACGAGCCACAGGCGATGACGCATCTGGGGTTTTGCCTCGCGAAGGGCTTCGGCGTCACAATGGATGTCCGGGCGGCGGCCGAATGGTATCGCAAAGCGGCCGAACTCAATGACATCGATGCGATGATTTTCCTGGTGCAATGTTATCAAAACGGCATCGGCGTCGAGAAGGATACTCGCGCGGTCGTTGCGTGGTATCGCAGGGCCGCCGACCTGAATGAACCTTGGGCCATGGTCAACCTCGGGGTTTGCTACACGAACGGCACCGGAGTGAGACAGGACGCGAAAGAGGCGGTGATCTGGTTTCGCAAAGCGGCCGCACTCGGCCACCCGGGAGGCATGACCAATTTGGGCCTGTGTCGGGCGTCCGGTCTGGGTGTCGAGCGTGATGAGCGCGACGCCGTTGCGTTGTTCCGCAAGGCGGCCAGCCTGAACGATCCGGAGGCCATGAAAAACCTGGGCGTCTGCTACGAGAACGGCACCGGGGTCGCGCGGGACATGAAGGAAGCCGTCGCGTGGTATCGGAAGGTGGCCGAGTTAAAGAACCCGTACGCCATGACCCGCCTGGGAGTGTGTTACAAAGAAGGCACGGGTATCCAGAAAGACGCGAAACAAGCGGTCGAGTGGTTCCGCGGGGCGATCGCGCTGGATGAGTCGACGGCGATGACCTGTTTGGGTATCTGCTATGCAGATGGCACCGGTGTTGAGCGAAACGCCAAAGAAGCCGCCATGTGGTACCGCAAGGCCGCAGACCTGAATGATTCAGACGCCATGGTCCGATTGGGTAGTTGTTTTCAAACGGGTGCCGGCGTGCCGAAGGACGCGACTGAAGCGGTCGCGTGGTATCGCAAGGCGGCCGACTTAAAGGACCCGTACGCCATGACCCGCCTCGGGGTCTGTTACGAGTACGGTACCGGGGTTGAGAGAGACGCGAAAGAGGCCGCCGCGTGGTATCGCAAGGCGGCCGTCCTGAACGACCCGGAAGGCATGAAAAGCCTGGGCATCTGCTACGAGAGCGGCACCGGGGTCGCGCGGGACATGAAGGAAGCGGTCGCGTGGTACCGCAAGGCCGCCGACTTAAAGAACCCGTACGCCATGACCCGCCTGGGCGTCTGTTACGAGTACGGTACCGGGGTTGAGAGAGACGCGAAAGAGGCCGCCGCGTGGTACCGCAAAGCGGCCGACCGGAGCGAACCGGAGGCGATGGCCAGCCTGGGAACCTGCTATTTTTATGGCGTCGGGGTGGAGAAGGACGAGAAACAAGCCGTCGCGTGGTATCGCAAAGCGGCTGGTTTGAATTACCCGGGTGCGATGAACTACCTGGGCAAGTGTCGGGCATCCGGTCTGGGTGTCGAGCGTGATGAGCGCGACGCCGTTGCGTTGTTCCGCAAGGCGGCCAGCCTGAACGATCCGGAGGCCATGAAAAACCTGGGCGTCTGCTACGAGAACGGCACCGGCGTCGCGCGGGACATCAAAGAAGCCGTCGCATGGTACCGCAAAGCGGCCGACCAAAACAACGCCCACGCCATGACTTGCCTGGGCGTCTGTCACGGGAATGGGGCCGGAGTCGAGCGGGACATGAAGGAGTCCGTCGCGTGGTACCGCAAGGCGGCGAGCCTGAATTATGCGGATGCCATGACCCGCCTCGGCGTCTGCCTTGAGTCCGGCACTGGGATCACGCAGGACACGAAAGAGGCGGTCGCGTGGTACCGCAAGGCGACCGACCTCAACGAAGCGTGGGCGATGTACAAACTGGGTGCCGCGTACGAGGACGGCACGGGGGTCGAGAGAAGTATCAAGCAAGCCGTGACGTGGTATCGGAAGGCTTTCCAGGCTGGGTACCCTCAAGCCAAGGAAAGTCTCCGCCGCCTCGGCGAAGAATAG